TCAGATAGCACCACTAGTAGCGCCCGCCTGCCCGGCTCCCGGTGGTGTTCACGTTCGATCACTTCCTGTGCCAGCTGCAATCCCTCAGCCAGCGGTGTGCGACCACCAGTATCTACCGCGGCCAATCGTCGATGAGCAACATCAATACTGCCAGTTGGCGGCAACACCAACTCCGGCTGGGCACCTCTTACACTGACTACCGCAACCCGGTCGCGGCGTTGATAGGCATCGCCAAGCAACGAATGCACCGCACCAGTAACTGCAGCCAATCGATCGTTCGCCGCCATTGAACCGGAAGCATCCACCACGAAAACTATGAGGTTGGATTCTTTTCCGCGCAACACCGCGCCGCGCAAATCCGCAGGTTGAAATTGTATGATCCCATCTTCTATGCGCGCTCCTCGGTCGGCGGCAGCCTGCACCGTACCAATAACGTGCACACCACGTCCATTAGACACCGACCTG
The nucleotide sequence above comes from Corynebacterium mustelae. Encoded proteins:
- a CDS encoding vWA domain-containing protein; its protein translation is MSNGRGVHVIGTVQAAADRGARIEDGIIQFQPADLRGAVLRGKESNLIVFVVDASGSMAANDRLAAVTGAVHSLLGDAYQRRDRVAVVSVRGAQPELVLPPTGSIDVAHRRLAAVDTGGRTPLAEGLQLAQEVIEREHHREPGRRALLVVLSDGRATGAGGLAKLHSVAGAIARRGLAGCIVIDCETAGRVKLGLAAELARNLGAVCLQLAELDAQSVAGVIDAF